TGGGCGATGCCGGGCACCGACTGGCTGAAGCTCGTATCGCTGGGCGTCGATTACCAGGGACTGCACGGCAAGGACACCGGCCTGATATTCGCCACCTCCGGCTCGGGCGCGGTGACCCGCACCGACCGCGCCCTGGGCAGCCAGCGTTTCGCCGGCGTCTTCGCGCAGGCCGAGGTCGTGCCGCTGAGCGGCCTCGATGTCCTCGGCAGCGCGCGGTACCAGTATTTCGAGAACTATGGCGGCTTCGACGGCTCGCCGGGAGGCGCGGGCGTCGTCCCGTCCACCAGCGCGTCGAGCTTCGATCCGCGCCTCTCGGTCCGCTACGACCTCACGCCGGTTCTCTCGTTGCGCGCCGCGGGATATCAGGCGTTCCACGCACCGCCGATCAACAGCCTCTACCGCTCGTTCTCGAACGGCTTCACCAGCGTCAAGAGCAACCCCAACCTCAAGCCGGAGACCCTGTCGGGCGGCGAGGCGGGCTTCGACATCAACCTGCCGGAGCTGCACGGACAGGTGACCTATTACTACAACGTGGTGAACGACCTGCTGGCCACGCGGCCGCTGACGCATGCCGAGTTGCCGCCCGGCTACACCTTCGGAACCTTCGCCATCAACGCCGGCACCGCGCATGCCCAAGGCGTGGAAGCGCAGCTCGACTGGACTCCGCTGGACGGCCTCGACGCAAGGCTCGGCTACGCCTATGCCAAGTCCATCGTCATCAAGAATCCGGCTGACCCGGCCAGCATCGGCAAGCAGCTCGGCGGCGTGCCGCGGCATGTCGGCTCGCTGGCGCTCATCTATACGGGCAGCAGCGGCTGGACCCTGGCCGGCAACATGTTCTGGCGTTCCGATTCCTGGTCCGACAACGACCACAAGCTGCCCGTCGGATCGCAGTTCGTCTTCGGCCTGAGCGCGTCCTACCCGATCAGCGAGAACGCCGAGCCTTACCTGCAGATCGAGAATCTGTTCGACGAACGGCACATCGCGAACAACGCGGGGACCTCGGCGCCGGAGCTGGAAACGCCGTTCACCGTGCTGGCCGGCATCCGTTTGAAGATGAATTGAGGCACGGCACGGTTCAGGCGCGTGTGACGACGCCTTTTGCGATGAGGTCGTCGAGAAACTTGTGCCGCTGGATATCCCAAGCCGTTTCGCGATGACCTGGTTCTCAAACCCGTTCACCGCCATCAGTACAATCCGCGTACGCCGCGCAAGACCCTCGCCAGCGCCATTCGACTGCCTACGCTGCATCGTCGCTCACGCGCTTGCCCAACCACGCGGAAGAGGCGCGACTCGGCTTTGAGCGGCTCGACAAAGTCGAGCCGGGCTCGGCGATTGTCACGGCGACGGGCACGAGCCTCAGCCCCCACATATTGCCGCAGTCGATCGGTGGAAAGCGGCTCCACGGGACACGGATGCCGGTCACCTGTCCGGCGTTCGCCCCCTCGGCGCAAGGTTGCCGCCTTCAGAGGAGCAAGCTGAACTGGGCTCCGCCCTCGGGTGTTTCGCGCAGATCGAAGGAACCGCCATGCGCTGCCGCCACCTGGCGTATCAAAGTCAGACCGATGCCGCTTCCCTCCGGCTTGGTCGTAAAAAACGGAACGAAGATCTTCTCGCGCAGACCAGGTGGAACACCCGGCCCATTGTCGGAAACGTCGATTCGAACGCGGCCGTCGGCTCCGCGGCTGGCATGAAGATCGATCCGGCCCGTCGGTCGGCAGGACACGGCATCGATCGCATTGCGGATCATGTTGATCAGCGCTTGATCGAGAAGCTCGGCGTCTGCGCGCATTTCCAGCATCTCGGGCTCCACCCGCGCCGTGAAGTCGATCCGGCGGGCGGCAAGGTCCGCGGCGAGAAGCCGTTGCAACCGTGCGAAGGTGCGCCGTACCAGCAACAGATCGGTGCGAGCCACGAGCTTTTGAGTCAGACGGCGATGACCCTGGACGAAGTGCAGCAATCCCGCGCTGCGCCTGGAGACGGTCTCCAAGGCCTCCGCCGCGTCGTGGAGAGCCGGAAGCGCCGGATGCTCTTGCGAGAGCGTTCCCCGCGCGATGTCCACCGATTCGCGCGCGGTGGCTGAAAGCGAAGAGATCGGAGTCAGCGAGTTCATGACCTCGTGTGCCATGGTTCGCATGACGGTCTGCCAGGCCGTCATTTCCTGCGCGCTCAATTCTTCGGAAATGTTCTGCAGCGAGTATATCGTCTGCTTGCTGCCCAGGATGACCAGATCCGTCATCGCTACCTTGAGATGCTGGGTCAAAGGCCCGCATTCCATGCGCAGCAGTGCGCCGCCCGAGGCATTGACGGCCGACATCCCAGCGGCAAATTCGTCGCCATGACTCGCGAAATCCGCGACGGTCGCGATCGGGCCGCCGAATAGTCTCCTTGCGGCGGGGTTGAGCAGTTGGACGCGGCCCTGCGAATTCACCGCGATCAGAGCGACCGGCGCATGCGCGAGTACCGCTTGCAGATAGCGGACGCGGCCGTCCAATTCACTGCGGCTCGACCTCAGCTGGCCGATGACCCGATTCAGCGCACGTGCCAGTTCTCCCCGCGTGCTCACGTCGTCGGAAAAGCTTTGTGTGCCGTCATCGAAGGCAACCGCGTCCAGCAGACGCACGACCTCGTCGTTGGCGCGCGTCACAAAGCGGACGAGCGCCGCCACTTCGAAGATCGCAAGCCCGAGGATGACGCCGATCGTGACGTACATGCGCGTGTTCGCGAATACCCAGAGCAGCACGGCGATCGTCAACGCGAGCGCGACGATGCGGACGCTGACCTGTACGGCAAAACGGCTATAGGCCATATTTCTCCATGCGCCTGTATAGCGAGGCCCGGGTCAGGCCGAGCGCCTGGGCCGCGCGGCTGACATTGCCGCCGCAGCCGGCCAGGGTCCGCGAAATCGCCGTGCGTTCCATGGCGTCGAGGCTCAGCGGTTCGCTGCGGCGATCGTCGCCCGCGATGCGGGAATTGCCGAGCGCGAAGTCTTCGACGGCGATCTGCTCGCGGTCGCTCAGGATAACGGCACGTTCCATGGCGTGACGCAGGGCCCGCACGTTGCCGGGCCAGTCATAGCCCGTGAGCTCGTCCAGCGTCGCGGCATCGACCCGTTTGCGCGCCACATTGTACTTCGTGCAGTAGAGATCCAGGAAATGCTCCACCAGCAGGGGAATGTCTTGTCTTCGTTGGCGCAGAGGAGGGAGCTCGATCTCGACCGTATTGATCCGATAATAGAGGTCCTGCCGGAACTTGGCCTCGTCCGCCAAGAGCGCGCGCGTTTGGTTGGTGGCGAACACAAGCCTTACGTCGATGTGCTCGGCGCGTTCGCCCCCGACGGGCACGATTTCCCGGCGCTCGAGCGCCGTCAGCAGCTTGCCTTGCAAATCCAGCGGCACATTGCCGATCTCATCCAGAAAGAGCGTGCCCCCGGTCGCCGCACGGAAGCGGCCGATGCGGTCTTCCCTGGCGCCGGTGAAGGCACCGCGCCGATGACCAAAGAGTTCGGATTCGAACAGCGCTGCCGGGATTGCGCCGAGGTCGATACGCACGAACGCCTCGGCACGGCGCTTCGATCGGCGGTGGATCTCTCTCGCGACCAGCTCTTTTCCCGTGCCGTTCTCCCCCAATATCAGCACGTTGGCCTCGGACGGCGCGGCCCGCTCTATTATGTCCATGACATGGCGTATCCCGGGCGACGTACCGAGCAGTGTGCTGTCGGTGCTGAAAGCGGATATCAGTCCCTTGTGCCAGTCGCGGATTTCCGCCGCCTCGACTCTGGTGCCGTGCAGGTTTGCCGCCGCCGTCAAGGTGGCGACCAGACGGCCGTTTTCCCACGGCTTCAGTACGAAATCCGCGGCGCCGCGCTTCATGGCGCGCACCGCAAGATCGACATCCCCATGCGCGGTTATGAGTACGACCACAGCCTGAGGATCGACGGCCAGGACTTTGGAAAGCCAATCGAGGCCTTCGGCGCCAGTATCAGCGCTGCGCGCGAAGTTCATGTCGAGCAGAAGGACGTCGAATTCGGCGCGACGGGCGGCATCGACGATTCTTGACGTGTCGCATGAGACTTCGACGGTTGCAAAGTGCCGTTTGAGCAGAAGTCGCGCGGCGACCAGCACATCCTGCTCGTCGTCGACAACCAGGATGCGCGCGGGGTTGAGGGGTGTTGGGCTCACCACGGCGTTCGAACCCGGACAGCGTTCGGACAAACTGTACGCTGGCGGACAGTCGTGACCAAGTATATTGTCAGTATCCAGCGCGAATATTGGATATCTTATGCTGGCACAAGACTTGCCAAACGTCCGACATGGCAATCATAGATGAACTGAACGCGCGGGGAAAGAAACTTGCTCTCGAATGGGGCGATCGTCTTGGTCTGCGCCATGTCGAAGCCGATGCCCGACCGCCGGAATCCGGCATGGACCGCCGCCTCAGCCGTCCGCCGGCCTGGCGAAAACTCATGCCGTATGCCGCCGTGCCCGCAGTGGTCGTGGGCATGGCCGCATGGCTGTTGATGGGGGCCGGCGGCAATGTCTATCGCGTGTCGGCCGACCAGATCACCGTGGGACGCGTGACCCGGGGGCCGTTCGAGGATTTCATTGCATTGCGCGCCGTCGTCGCGCCATACGCCACGTCCTACTTGACCGCCGACCAGGGTGGCACGGTCAAAGCGGTATTGATTGAAGACGGTGCCGTCGTGAAAGCGGGCCAGCCGCTGATCGTGCTGTCCAATTCCGCGCTGGAGCAGATGGTTGCGTCGCGCGAGGCCGAAACGGCACGGCAGATCAGCGATCTGCGGAACACCGAACTGCAGCTCGAGCAGACGCGCTTCAGATACGAAGCGGACATCCTCGACATCGAGTACCAGCTCCAGACATTGAAGGGGACTCTCGCGCGCGACAGGATCCTCAACGACGCGCATGCGATCGCGCTGGCCACCTATCTGCAGGACCAGGACAAGTATGCCTACGAGGTCAAGGTGCATGCCGCGACGACCGCCTCCCACGCCGTTCAGCAAAAGCTGCGCGAAGCGCAACGCGCTCAGCTGAAACGAACGCTGTCCGACCTCGACGCCGACATCGTCGCTTCCCGCGCGAGCCTGGCGGCGCTGACCATCCGCGCGCCCGTAGACGGACAGTTGACCGCGCTCGACGCGCAGATCGGCCAGTCGAAGCCCCAGGGTACGGTCTTGGGCCAAGTCGACTCCCTGGCGCGCTTCAAGCTCACCGCTCAGGTGGACGAATTCTATCTGGGCCAGATCGCGCGCGGCCAGGAGGCGGTGTTCGCCGTCGACGGCCGCGACTATCGGGCGAGGGTCGACAAAATCTACCCGAAGGTCGCCAACGGCACATTCAAAGCCGACCTGCTGTTCGTCGCCGGCGCGCCGGTCGGCATCCACAATGGCCAGACCATCGACCTCAAGCTGGAGCTCGGCGGCAAGACCGTGGCGACGATGCTGCCGAACGGCCCATTCTATCAGGACACGGGCGGTAATTGGGCTTTCGTCGTCGATCCCGACGGTGGATCGGCCGGACGGCGCAGCCTGCGGCTT
The nucleotide sequence above comes from Rhizomicrobium sp.. Encoded proteins:
- a CDS encoding HlyD family efflux transporter periplasmic adaptor subunit yields the protein MDRRLSRPPAWRKLMPYAAVPAVVVGMAAWLLMGAGGNVYRVSADQITVGRVTRGPFEDFIALRAVVAPYATSYLTADQGGTVKAVLIEDGAVVKAGQPLIVLSNSALEQMVASREAETARQISDLRNTELQLEQTRFRYEADILDIEYQLQTLKGTLARDRILNDAHAIALATYLQDQDKYAYEVKVHAATTASHAVQQKLREAQRAQLKRTLSDLDADIVASRASLAALTIRAPVDGQLTALDAQIGQSKPQGTVLGQVDSLARFKLTAQVDEFYLGQIARGQEAVFAVDGRDYRARVDKIYPKVANGTFKADLLFVAGAPVGIHNGQTIDLKLELGGKTVATMLPNGPFYQDTGGNWAFVVDPDGGSAGRRSLRLGRRNLENVEVLDGLKPGDRVIVSSYQGFQTVDRVELAGAPRDGSDQEGR
- a CDS encoding TonB-dependent receptor — encoded protein: MANFIAAACAAAVLTAAAASAAHADTAASNGTETVVVSATRAPIRATDVPESVSVLSVADVLATPVKSLDGLLRQTPSVNLPAMASYEIFPTSDTVSMRGLGGSRALVLLDGVPLNDPFFGYVQWNQIPVADVSRVEVVRGGGATLWGNYAMGGVIDVVTRVPDRDTFSLDAAGGGYGTLRANGYAALAVSDDLRIGLDAGTLRTDGYNATAPASRVPLTVNNRFQAGNVQATADFTADPTLSGHVRAAYHETSEMLHQTANTAGQENWTLSGDLVKDFGASNLTGTFFHVYSFLRIDNAGTPAGGVTGVDQFVQNRHFTPATTDGGSLVWAMPGTDWLKLVSLGVDYQGLHGKDTGLIFATSGSGAVTRTDRALGSQRFAGVFAQAEVVPLSGLDVLGSARYQYFENYGGFDGSPGGAGVVPSTSASSFDPRLSVRYDLTPVLSLRAAGYQAFHAPPINSLYRSFSNGFTSVKSNPNLKPETLSGGEAGFDINLPELHGQVTYYYNVVNDLLATRPLTHAELPPGYTFGTFAINAGTAHAQGVEAQLDWTPLDGLDARLGYAYAKSIVIKNPADPASIGKQLGGVPRHVGSLALIYTGSSGWTLAGNMFWRSDSWSDNDHKLPVGSQFVFGLSASYPISENAEPYLQIENLFDERHIANNAGTSAPELETPFTVLAGIRLKMN
- a CDS encoding sigma-54 dependent transcriptional regulator codes for the protein MSPTPLNPARILVVDDEQDVLVAARLLLKRHFATVEVSCDTSRIVDAARRAEFDVLLLDMNFARSADTGAEGLDWLSKVLAVDPQAVVVLITAHGDVDLAVRAMKRGAADFVLKPWENGRLVATLTAAANLHGTRVEAAEIRDWHKGLISAFSTDSTLLGTSPGIRHVMDIIERAAPSEANVLILGENGTGKELVAREIHRRSKRRAEAFVRIDLGAIPAALFESELFGHRRGAFTGAREDRIGRFRAATGGTLFLDEIGNVPLDLQGKLLTALERREIVPVGGERAEHIDVRLVFATNQTRALLADEAKFRQDLYYRINTVEIELPPLRQRRQDIPLLVEHFLDLYCTKYNVARKRVDAATLDELTGYDWPGNVRALRHAMERAVILSDREQIAVEDFALGNSRIAGDDRRSEPLSLDAMERTAISRTLAGCGGNVSRAAQALGLTRASLYRRMEKYGL
- a CDS encoding ATP-binding protein codes for the protein MAYSRFAVQVSVRIVALALTIAVLLWVFANTRMYVTIGVILGLAIFEVAALVRFVTRANDEVVRLLDAVAFDDGTQSFSDDVSTRGELARALNRVIGQLRSSRSELDGRVRYLQAVLAHAPVALIAVNSQGRVQLLNPAARRLFGGPIATVADFASHGDEFAAGMSAVNASGGALLRMECGPLTQHLKVAMTDLVILGSKQTIYSLQNISEELSAQEMTAWQTVMRTMAHEVMNSLTPISSLSATARESVDIARGTLSQEHPALPALHDAAEALETVSRRSAGLLHFVQGHRRLTQKLVARTDLLLVRRTFARLQRLLAADLAARRIDFTARVEPEMLEMRADAELLDQALINMIRNAIDAVSCRPTGRIDLHASRGADGRVRIDVSDNGPGVPPGLREKIFVPFFTTKPEGSGIGLTLIRQVAAAHGGSFDLRETPEGGAQFSLLL